One Desulfolucanica intricata genomic region harbors:
- a CDS encoding S-layer homology domain-containing protein, translating into MIKNSRLLYLTLIIMLSLVTFTGIALAADDENEISLDVEMFIYNPDAEGDKVKLDPVTDAETGDTVYYSYSNLIFLYIDHDGDEVTVNKRVIPDGGNETSVILSKIGENTITIKVDTEDGVSVTKNLKVYYYNNATPANNTSFFLKMPSSGTITNVFDGSIKLYFPKNTYVMDKYGPAASQYIMMIAKKDPSDGLENGDTYKSPNALAFEVWPVTIDEEGFKVNYEYELSSEGTITLTYDNNQVLRPEILTVYYYKGEWENIGGKVDTRKYTISAPFKGFGEYIVAQRSNNFSEFDKKGEENFTVSWAKLYIDVLYAKGIIEPKINADKGSFGLVNNNNGEQTPATRLEFSKAIVKGLGLNIETDEERPKGLDGYAKGDGNSFTDDEKKIMNTAFINGILQGTVEDGKRYFDGNGFLTRAQAAVVLARVLELKLEMDEEKVRSQLQRTFGDNTNIEAWAAPAALAVSKAKIFTDKNFRPGEELTYAEMSKIVYIMLQRAGKL; encoded by the coding sequence GTGATTAAAAATAGTAGATTATTATACTTAACCTTAATTATTATGCTGAGTTTAGTTACCTTTACCGGTATTGCCCTGGCTGCTGATGATGAAAATGAGATTTCATTAGATGTGGAAATGTTTATTTATAATCCTGACGCTGAAGGCGATAAGGTGAAACTTGATCCTGTAACTGATGCTGAAACGGGTGATACCGTGTATTATTCTTACAGCAATCTTATTTTTTTATATATTGACCATGATGGGGATGAAGTAACAGTAAATAAAAGAGTTATCCCCGATGGTGGGAATGAAACGAGTGTCATTTTATCAAAAATTGGCGAAAATACTATAACAATTAAAGTTGATACTGAGGATGGGGTATCTGTAACAAAGAATCTAAAAGTATATTATTACAATAATGCTACACCAGCAAATAACACTTCATTTTTTCTTAAGATGCCGTCTTCAGGAACAATAACTAATGTTTTTGATGGAAGTATTAAACTTTATTTTCCTAAAAATACTTATGTTATGGACAAATACGGGCCAGCGGCCTCACAATACATAATGATGATTGCAAAAAAGGATCCCTCTGATGGGCTAGAAAATGGTGATACATATAAATCTCCCAATGCTTTAGCGTTTGAGGTATGGCCGGTTACAATTGATGAAGAAGGTTTTAAGGTAAACTATGAATACGAATTATCTTCTGAAGGAACTATTACTTTAACCTACGATAACAATCAGGTTCTCCGCCCGGAGATTTTAACTGTTTATTATTATAAAGGTGAGTGGGAAAATATCGGTGGTAAAGTTGACACTAGAAAATATACTATCTCGGCTCCGTTTAAAGGTTTTGGTGAATACATCGTTGCGCAGCGGTCAAATAATTTCAGTGAATTTGATAAAAAAGGAGAAGAAAATTTTACTGTAAGCTGGGCTAAACTTTACATAGATGTTCTTTATGCAAAGGGTATTATAGAGCCTAAAATAAATGCCGATAAAGGGAGTTTTGGTCTAGTTAATAATAATAATGGCGAACAAACTCCTGCTACGCGCCTTGAATTTTCGAAAGCTATAGTAAAAGGTCTGGGGCTTAATATAGAAACAGATGAAGAACGACCGAAAGGTCTAGATGGTTATGCAAAAGGCGACGGAAATAGTTTTACAGATGACGAGAAAAAGATAATGAATACCGCGTTTATTAACGGTATTTTGCAGGGAACAGTTGAAGATGGTAAAAGATATTTTGATGGAAACGGATTTCTTACAAGGGCACAGGCTGCGGTTGTTCTGGCTAGGGTCTTAGAATTAAAACTGGAAATGGATGAAGAAAAGGTTAGAAGCCAGTTACAAAGAACTTTCGGTGATAATACTAATATAGAAGCATGGGCTGCACCTGCCGCCTTAGCTGTTAGTAAAGCGAAAATATTTACGGATAAAAATTTTAGGCCCGGTGAAGAGTTAACATATGCAGAAATGTCAAAAATAGTCTATATTATGTTGCAAAGAGCAGGAAAACTATAG
- a CDS encoding ATP-dependent DNA helicase, with protein sequence MCALMSKVPFTYRNKHDFSAKLTEWIGQLFYDILPEYGYEIREEQIYTAFRLAEAVCKGMVHFAEAGLGTGKTFAYLLTAVAYARFKGKPVIISCASTALQEQLAGPQGDIEKLSSLLGLDIDVRMAKNSRQYICDVKVKRFENSFYEQPDPTLTGVLHWAGETNRGERSEIPGVPDRVWKQLAWDEAMPCETCPARGFCKQVKAREHYRAALDLIVCDHDIFFDDLWTRNERIADGKRPLLPDYSAVIFDEGHKVLLPAAQRAGRQVVKEDIDGIISSIERLQGARTSLISAALAMDAATSRFFKLLNHSAAQDERTNRLTVRINDDLLKAADTLRRALDTLHFELQNEQELHIQSLSFTQLQAYEARVERASVALKRFCRNKGKDVIVWADRIDQSFWVVPRDLSGMLNKHLFTGKIPVVFSSATLSTGGDFSYFARTLGLKEFSSSSVDSSFEYEKQVLVYLPQRLPGGSRENRFPRALSRLVSLLRLFKGRALVLTNALSDVQKIRTGLKDYRLPYEFLWEDHADRGYLVRRFREEVSSVLVGSGFWEGIDVPGEALTLLVIWQLPFPPQDPLIEARRREVQKQGLDPVTAVDYPEMGLRLKQGCGRLIRTHNDRGAIAVLEPVLNTPWEEVALGALPAGAKIVRSLEALSNLQHQSILECEHFVRAASDLTLHN encoded by the coding sequence ATGTGTGCTTTAATGTCTAAAGTACCCTTCACATACCGAAATAAACACGATTTTTCGGCAAAACTTACTGAATGGATCGGGCAATTGTTTTATGATATACTGCCGGAGTATGGCTATGAAATACGTGAGGAACAAATCTATACGGCGTTTCGGCTTGCCGAAGCTGTGTGCAAAGGAATGGTGCATTTTGCCGAAGCAGGATTGGGTACCGGTAAAACTTTTGCTTATTTGCTAACCGCGGTTGCTTATGCCCGCTTCAAGGGAAAGCCTGTAATTATCAGCTGTGCTTCCACAGCCCTTCAGGAACAGTTAGCCGGCCCCCAAGGAGATATTGAAAAGCTTTCGAGCCTGTTGGGTCTGGACATTGACGTTCGCATGGCCAAGAATTCACGTCAGTATATTTGCGACGTGAAAGTTAAACGATTTGAGAACTCGTTTTATGAACAGCCGGATCCCACACTTACCGGTGTACTGCACTGGGCAGGGGAGACAAACCGGGGTGAACGCTCCGAAATACCCGGCGTACCGGACCGGGTGTGGAAACAGTTAGCCTGGGATGAGGCCATGCCCTGCGAGACCTGCCCGGCGCGGGGGTTTTGTAAGCAGGTTAAAGCGAGGGAGCATTACCGGGCGGCACTGGATCTGATCGTTTGCGACCATGACATCTTCTTTGATGACCTGTGGACGCGGAATGAGCGGATAGCTGACGGTAAACGGCCCCTCCTGCCTGATTACTCGGCGGTTATCTTTGATGAAGGGCATAAAGTCCTGCTTCCGGCAGCGCAAAGGGCGGGCCGGCAGGTGGTTAAGGAGGATATTGACGGTATAATCTCCTCTATCGAGCGGCTCCAGGGAGCCAGAACGTCACTGATTTCCGCTGCCCTGGCAATGGATGCAGCCACCTCACGGTTTTTTAAGCTATTGAATCATTCAGCAGCTCAGGATGAGCGAACAAACAGGCTGACAGTGCGGATAAATGATGATCTGCTTAAAGCAGCAGATACCCTGCGGCGTGCTCTCGACACCCTGCACTTTGAACTTCAGAACGAACAAGAGCTGCACATCCAGTCCCTTTCCTTTACGCAGCTGCAAGCATACGAAGCCAGAGTGGAACGGGCATCGGTGGCTCTAAAACGCTTTTGCCGGAATAAGGGTAAGGATGTTATTGTCTGGGCCGACCGGATAGACCAAAGTTTTTGGGTGGTCCCCCGGGATCTCAGTGGGATGTTGAATAAGCACTTATTTACCGGGAAAATCCCTGTAGTGTTTTCTTCAGCAACCTTGAGCACCGGAGGAGATTTCAGTTACTTTGCGCGCACCCTGGGTTTGAAGGAGTTCTCAAGCTCCTCAGTTGACAGTTCTTTTGAATATGAGAAGCAGGTCTTAGTTTATTTGCCGCAGCGACTACCCGGCGGCAGCCGGGAAAACCGGTTTCCCAGGGCATTGAGCCGGCTGGTTTCTCTATTGAGGCTTTTCAAAGGACGAGCGCTGGTGCTGACCAATGCTTTGTCCGATGTGCAAAAAATTCGTACAGGACTTAAAGACTACCGGCTGCCCTATGAATTTCTTTGGGAAGATCATGCGGATCGGGGATACCTGGTCCGAAGATTTCGGGAAGAAGTTTCGTCGGTACTTGTTGGATCCGGGTTTTGGGAGGGAATCGACGTACCCGGTGAAGCACTGACCCTGCTGGTAATCTGGCAGCTGCCATTTCCGCCGCAGGACCCGCTAATCGAAGCAAGGAGACGCGAGGTGCAAAAACAAGGGCTGGATCCGGTGACTGCGGTGGATTATCCTGAAATGGGTCTAAGATTAAAACAGGGGTGCGGCAGGCTTATCCGGACACACAACGACCGGGGTGCCATAGCCGTTTTGGAACCTGTTCTTAACACGCCGTGGGAGGAAGTCGCGTTGGGTGCTTTGCCGGCAGGAGCTAAAATAGTCCGAAGTTTGGAGGCCCTTTCTAACCTACAGCATCAATCCATCTTGGAGTGTGAACATTTTGTAAGAGCGGCATCCGATCTGACTCTTCATAATTAA
- a CDS encoding spore coat protein, producing the protein MALNLTQKERMLLEDQKKHEQVCIDKYNNYANQAQDPQLKNLFQSYAAQEQQHLNSINQMLNGRLPSMGQGQQQQTQQQNIPQFPQMQGAMANQTDAALCNDLLMTEKYVSSTYDTAIFEFTDSNVRQILNHIQKEEQQHGEGIFNYMQSKGMYNPQ; encoded by the coding sequence ATGGCATTAAACTTAACTCAAAAAGAAAGAATGCTGCTGGAGGATCAGAAAAAACATGAGCAGGTATGTATCGACAAGTATAACAATTACGCCAACCAGGCCCAGGACCCCCAATTAAAAAACCTGTTCCAGAGTTATGCTGCTCAGGAACAACAACATCTAAACAGCATTAATCAAATGCTGAATGGCCGGCTGCCTTCGATGGGCCAGGGACAACAGCAGCAAACACAGCAGCAGAATATCCCACAATTCCCACAGATGCAGGGTGCCATGGCCAACCAAACAGATGCAGCTTTGTGCAACGACCTGCTTATGACTGAAAAGTACGTATCGAGTACCTATGACACAGCAATTTTTGAGTTTACTGACAGCAATGTGCGGCAGATTTTAAATCATATTCAAAAAGAGGAACAGCAGCACGGTGAAGGTATCTTCAATTATATGCAGAGTAAAGGCATGTATAATCCACAGTAA